GGCCCGCTGGTCTATCAGGTTGTCACGTACATGTTCCTGCATAGTCCCGGGAGCTTCATGCATATATTCTTCAATATGTTGATGCTCTGGATGTTCGGCGCGGAGATAGAACGGATGTGGGGTACTCGGAAGTTTCTCCGATTCTATCTTATCACAGGCACGGTAGCCGGGATATTCACTGTTCTCCTGACCCCGAATTCGTCAACCCCCGTGATCGGTGCATCAGGGGCCGTACTCGGTGTACTGGTTGCATTTGCGGTGCTCTGGCCCGACAGGAGGGTCTATCTCTATTTCCTTCTTCCTGTGCGAGTGAAGTACCTCATGATGTTCATTGTTGGCATGGACCTCGTGCTGGCATTTTCCAGATCAGGAGACAATGTTGCGCACTGGACTCATCTCGGAGGTGCGATTTTCGGCCTGCTGTACATGAAACGCGGGGGAATCCCCAATTTCGTGCGAAAGAAGATGCTCGGGATTAGGTCTAACAGGCAGGACAAGAAGGAAGAAAAAAAACAAGCGAACTCTGATAAACTTATGGATGATGTCGATAGAATACTTGACAAAATCAATGAAGTAGGTATCAATAACCTAACGGACAAAGAACGCAAGACCCTTGAACGTGCATCGTCCCAGCTTTCCAAGAAGAGAAGGTAGATGGCAAAGAAGATTCTGATAGCCGATCAATCCGACACAGTGCGAAGTGTCGCTGAGAATCTGTTTCGACAAAGAGGGTTCGAGGTCGTATCTGCTTCGGACGGCATGGAGGCGCTCGATTTGTTGAGAACCGCTGAAGTCGACCTCGCATTCCTCAATTCAGGATTGCCTGAGATGGACGGGTATACGGTCTCAAAGCAGATCAAGAGTGATAGCAACACTTCAGACATAAAAACTGTCCTTCTTCTCTCAACATCAGAGATAGTCAACCAGCGCAAATTCCTCTCCTCGCTTGCCGATGAGACTCTGAATAAACCATTTTCTCCAAAAGATCTTTTGGAGATAACGTCGCGTGTACTTGATATGGAGCTCGACACGGGCGGTGAGAATGATCTTGAGTCCGATGGAGTGTACCATCTCGACGAGGATGTGGAAGAGCTTGATCTGGCGCAGGATACCGATGTTGAGATGGATTTCAGTACCATCTTTGCAGATGACAATAAGACCGATGCCGATTCACAAATGGATGACATAGTCCTGTCCGATGCTGCAACTGATGATTCTCCCGGCAAAAAGCCTGTGGAATCGCTTGATGATGAACAACCCGGTTCTGAAAGAAGAAAGAATGTGAAAGAGTCGGCAGGGGCCGGCAGAGCTGAAGAGTCGATCCATTTGTCGGAGGATCAATACGGAATGCAGACTCCAAACGAAGAATCAGAGGTGGATGGTCCGCATGACTATGGATGGTTTGTTCGTGAGATGAAACGGGATATGAAATCAGCGAAGTCAGACGGGACGAAGGGCAAGTCATCGTCTGCTGCTTCCGCTGTCAAGACGATCCCGACTCAAAGTCAGTCTAAGGCAGCCTCAGCAGAAGTGAATTTCAACGCCGAGGAGATTGGATCGTCAAAGATCAATTTCAGAGCTTTGCGGGCTAGCACAGAAGGCAGTTCGATGCCCGTTGTTGAAAATGATGAGACTGAGATTCCTGATACTGACGCAGCGAAGCTCTCTCTGGCTGAGAAACTCCTGGTCAGAGAAGTTGCCGACCGGCTTGCAAAAGAGATACTTAACCGCTTCTCTCACTCTGATCTCCGACAGATACTTACAGATGTTCTTGCCAGCCTGAAAAAAATGTGATCCTCTGGATATTTCCGTCATAAATTGTTATATTCTCGTGTTGGTGGGATGATGTGTTGTTCCCGATAATGCACCTTCTGCGTTATTCCTGTGGAGCACACTCGGCCTATCGATGTGATTGAACTCGAACATGCGGCGGGATTCGTGTAGCGATTTACGCCGCGGGTTTTGCCAATATTCTGTGATTGAGAGCGGGGAAACTAGACCATGATCAAAATGTCAAACAACAGAGCGGGACTATTCACTGCAGCAATACTGCTTTCGCTGGCGGTACTAATTGTGACAACATCGCTGCATGCCCAGATGGATCTCTTCGGTACAGAGAGTGAGGCTGAGGAACAGGTCGTCGAAGTCTCTTCAGCGTTATCTGTAACAGCGGCAACGGCAGGCAAGACTTACCAGTGTGCGGCGATCATAGACATCGTTCCTGAGTGGCACATTAATTCGCCGTATGTTACCCAGGATTTCCTGATCCCCGCTGAGCTGTTGCCTGATACAATCCCCGGTCTGACCCCGATGGGCATAAGATATCCGGCAGGGTTTGAGGCTAATCTTCTTGGCGAGGTCATGTCCGTATATGGTGGACGGACCGTGATCCCCTTTAGCGTCACGATTGGCGCTGATGTTGCCGACGGTGACTATACGCTGCCATTACGATTCGTATTTCAGCCCTGCAATGACAAAGCCTGCCTTCCACCCGACACAGCGGATATACCTCTATTGATAACAGTCGGTCAGGAGGGTGAACCGGCGAATGCAGCGATTTTCGGAGCTATCATCGAAACGACTGAATCCACAGAGCCTCCGATCGAACAGGAAGAATCACAAAGTGAGATCCAGAGACTTATCGACAAACACGGATTCTGGGGCTATTTCATTGCGCTCGGCCTCGCATTCGTCACCGGGTTGCTTCTATCATTTTCGCCCTGCACATATCCGATGATTCCGATCACAGTAAGTATTTTTGCGGGACAAGAGAGGACTGTCGGTCGTGGGTTCATCCTGTCGCTCTTTTATGTCGGCTCGATGGCATTCGTGTACGGCATAATGGGGCTGATTGTCTCCCTGGTGGGTGGCGTGTTCGGAGCCTGGCTGGCAAGCACACCGGTCGTAATCGGAATAGCGGTCGTGTTCGTCATATTTTCGTTATCGATGTTCGGCCTGTACGAACTGCAGGTTCCACTTTGGCTGCGAACGAAACTCGGTAAGCCAAAGTCTGGTGGTGGAGTTGTCAGTTCGATGATTTTTGGAGTAGTCGCAGCCCTTGTAGTATCTCCCTGCGTCGGACCTTTCGTAGCAGGCATCCTCCTCTATATAGCGACTGCCGGATCGCCATTACTCGGTTTCGTTGTCTTATTCGTTTTCGCCCTCGGGCTCGGGACGCTTTTTATGATAATTGGCACATTCTCTTCCGCAATCAGCGCGCTACCCGGTGCCGGTGGATGGATGGAGTCGGTCAAGAAGTTTTTCGGCTTCGTGCTGCTCCTTATGGCAGTCTATTTCCTGCGAGCTGTGATTCCGATGGAGATCACGGCAATACTGTCGGGGCTGTTGCTGATATCATTCGGCGTGTTCGGCGGTGGCTTCGATCGACTTGTATCGGAATCGGGGTACTTCGACAGGTTGAAGAAACTCCTCGGAGTGCTGGCGTTTCTTCTTGGCGCGTATCTGTTGCTTGGCAGCATTATCATGCAGGGCTTTATCCTTCCGCCGCTGTCCGTGGGTCTATCCGAAGGTGGATCGAGCATCGCACCGCACTCGGAGCTGATTGAATGGGAGACTAATCTTGAACGGGGACTGGCTCGTGCGGCCGGCGAAAACAAACCGGTGCTGATTGATACGTGGGCGACCTGGTGTATCAATTGTCGCGCACTGGACAGGAAGACTTTCGGGAATGCCGCTGTTGCGCAGGAGGCAAAAAGATTCGTGCCTGTCAAAGTGCAGTTGGAGAACTCGAACTCCGAAATATCCAAAGACTTCATGACTCGATTCGGTCTGAAGCACTTCTCACTCCCAACGACACTGTTGCTGAGCCCTGATGGAAGTGTGCGGCGCATAATGCAGGGTGTTGTGGAACCGGATGATATGATTGCGGAGATGCGCAAAGTCCACTGAGTACAGCGCACCCCGACAGTAACAATGTAGCTCTTACAAAGAAGACATTCCGGTCAGTGCTGCGAATGCCTTCTTGCGCAGCTTCGATGTGATTACCTGCTCTCTA
This genomic window from Candidatus Zixiibacteriota bacterium contains:
- a CDS encoding rhomboid family intramembrane serine protease; the protein is MPNQYRVGFDSRLPLGIKWLLIINAAVFLLELFDRSQLLITYFGLTPVDVLTGPLVYQVVTYMFLHSPGSFMHIFFNMLMLWMFGAEIERMWGTRKFLRFYLITGTVAGIFTVLLTPNSSTPVIGASGAVLGVLVAFAVLWPDRRVYLYFLLPVRVKYLMMFIVGMDLVLAFSRSGDNVAHWTHLGGAIFGLLYMKRGGIPNFVRKKMLGIRSNRQDKKEEKKQANSDKLMDDVDRILDKINEVGINNLTDKERKTLERASSQLSKKRR
- a CDS encoding response regulator encodes the protein MAKKILIADQSDTVRSVAENLFRQRGFEVVSASDGMEALDLLRTAEVDLAFLNSGLPEMDGYTVSKQIKSDSNTSDIKTVLLLSTSEIVNQRKFLSSLADETLNKPFSPKDLLEITSRVLDMELDTGGENDLESDGVYHLDEDVEELDLAQDTDVEMDFSTIFADDNKTDADSQMDDIVLSDAATDDSPGKKPVESLDDEQPGSERRKNVKESAGAGRAEESIHLSEDQYGMQTPNEESEVDGPHDYGWFVREMKRDMKSAKSDGTKGKSSSAASAVKTIPTQSQSKAASAEVNFNAEEIGSSKINFRALRASTEGSSMPVVENDETEIPDTDAAKLSLAEKLLVREVADRLAKEILNRFSHSDLRQILTDVLASLKKM
- a CDS encoding thioredoxin family protein — protein: MIKMSNNRAGLFTAAILLSLAVLIVTTSLHAQMDLFGTESEAEEQVVEVSSALSVTAATAGKTYQCAAIIDIVPEWHINSPYVTQDFLIPAELLPDTIPGLTPMGIRYPAGFEANLLGEVMSVYGGRTVIPFSVTIGADVADGDYTLPLRFVFQPCNDKACLPPDTADIPLLITVGQEGEPANAAIFGAIIETTESTEPPIEQEESQSEIQRLIDKHGFWGYFIALGLAFVTGLLLSFSPCTYPMIPITVSIFAGQERTVGRGFILSLFYVGSMAFVYGIMGLIVSLVGGVFGAWLASTPVVIGIAVVFVIFSLSMFGLYELQVPLWLRTKLGKPKSGGGVVSSMIFGVVAALVVSPCVGPFVAGILLYIATAGSPLLGFVVLFVFALGLGTLFMIIGTFSSAISALPGAGGWMESVKKFFGFVLLLMAVYFLRAVIPMEITAILSGLLLISFGVFGGGFDRLVSESGYFDRLKKLLGVLAFLLGAYLLLGSIIMQGFILPPLSVGLSEGGSSIAPHSELIEWETNLERGLARAAGENKPVLIDTWATWCINCRALDRKTFGNAAVAQEAKRFVPVKVQLENSNSEISKDFMTRFGLKHFSLPTTLLLSPDGSVRRIMQGVVEPDDMIAEMRKVH